In one Acetobacter sp. genomic region, the following are encoded:
- the urtA gene encoding urea ABC transporter substrate-binding protein, with translation MTMSPRFSRRDFTKFSLAASAAMLAGVRGAAAAPKGEPIRIGVLHSLSGTMAISETTLKDVILMLVELQNRKGGVLGRPLEAVVVDPASNWPLFAEKARQLLAVDKVSSVFGCWTSVSRKSVLPVFEELNGILFYPVQYEGQECSRNVFYTGAAPNQQAIPAVDYLLSADGGGAKRFALIGTDYVYPRTTNQILQNYLKSKGIADADIMVNYTPFGQSDWQTIVSQLKAFGSAGKKTAVVSTINGDANVPFYKELGAQGITATDIPVMAFSVGEEELAGMDTKPLVGQLAAWNYFESIDSPANKSFIKEWHGYTKNPKRTTNDPMEASYIGFNLWVQAVEKVGSTDHDKVIDAMIGLKQANLTGGTAQVLPNHHITKPVYIGEIQDDGQFNVVWQTPKEVPGMAWSPYVAETKNLIGDWTKSVNCGNYDTVKKACLGAKHG, from the coding sequence ATGACGATGTCGCCGCGTTTCTCCCGCCGTGATTTTACGAAATTCAGCCTTGCCGCATCTGCGGCGATGCTTGCCGGTGTCAGAGGTGCCGCCGCCGCACCCAAGGGCGAGCCGATCCGTATCGGCGTGCTGCACTCCCTGTCCGGCACCATGGCCATCAGCGAGACCACGCTGAAAGATGTCATTCTGATGCTGGTCGAGTTGCAGAATCGTAAAGGTGGCGTGCTGGGACGCCCTCTGGAAGCCGTCGTGGTCGATCCTGCCTCGAACTGGCCGCTCTTCGCCGAGAAAGCCCGCCAGCTTCTCGCCGTGGACAAGGTGTCCTCCGTGTTCGGCTGCTGGACCAGCGTCTCCCGCAAGTCGGTGCTGCCGGTGTTCGAGGAACTCAACGGCATCCTGTTCTATCCAGTGCAGTATGAGGGGCAGGAGTGCAGCCGCAACGTTTTCTACACGGGCGCGGCCCCCAACCAGCAGGCCATTCCAGCGGTTGATTATCTGCTCAGCGCCGACGGTGGTGGGGCGAAGCGTTTCGCACTGATCGGCACGGATTACGTCTATCCGCGCACGACAAACCAGATTCTCCAGAATTATCTGAAATCCAAAGGCATTGCCGACGCCGACATCATGGTGAACTACACGCCGTTCGGTCAGTCCGACTGGCAGACCATCGTGTCGCAGCTCAAGGCATTCGGCTCGGCAGGCAAGAAAACGGCTGTCGTATCGACCATCAACGGTGACGCCAACGTGCCGTTCTACAAGGAACTGGGCGCGCAGGGCATCACTGCCACGGATATTCCCGTTATGGCGTTCAGCGTTGGTGAGGAAGAACTGGCCGGTATGGACACCAAGCCGCTCGTCGGTCAGCTCGCGGCATGGAATTACTTCGAGAGCATCGACAGCCCTGCCAACAAGTCTTTCATCAAGGAATGGCACGGCTACACGAAGAACCCGAAGCGCACGACCAACGACCCGATGGAAGCCTCCTATATCGGCTTCAATCTCTGGGTGCAGGCGGTCGAGAAAGTCGGTTCCACCGACCATGACAAGGTCATCGACGCGATGATCGGTCTGAAGCAGGCCAACCTGACGGGTGGCACGGCGCAGGTTCTGCCGAACCATCACATCACCAAACCGGTCTATATCGGCGAGATTCAGGATGACGGCCAGTTCAACGTCGTCTGGCAGACGCCGAAGGAAGTGCCGGGTATGGCGTGGTCGCCTTATGTGGCCGAGACGAAGAATCTGATCGGTGACTGGACCAAGTCCGTCAATTGCGGAAATTACGATACGGTCAAAAAGGCCTGTCTCGGAGCAAAGCATGGCTGA
- the urtB gene encoding urea ABC transporter permease subunit UrtB, translating into MADSAMSGPATLSGRKMRGGILAALLLSLFFIQPHNARADEDAFAGLATTQFNTIASSVDQIAEQGGPRALPVLRALADRKLFAAREGDGLFIRTDSGWEDARSGGSVTPDEETLRVVRVNNHVRLAVAAAEAELELVSGTPAERQASATLFYQRHDPAMLPAIDKALSKTDDPALKNMLLNARAATLLSPGAPSSDAQVQQQAVDTLRAAGGLDARGVLAQAATSEALAPATRKAAEAAVSSIDFKLRLWGFGQDAFYGLSLGSVLLLAAMGLAITFGVMGVINMAHGELMMIGAYTTWLTQKAVLSVAPALGSFSLILAIPAAFLVCGALGIVIERGLIRFLYGRPLETLLATWGLSLILQQVIRSLFGPTNVAVTTPPWLSGSFHLGGIEVTIDRLAIMIFAVVVMVGLTFVLRRTPLGLEMRAVTQNRRMAALMGIRTARVDALTFGLGSGIAGLAGVAVSQIDNVSPNLGQSYIIDSFLVVVFGGVGNLWGTLAAAATLGVGGKALEPLVGAVSGKILLLVLVILYIQRHPRGMFPLRGRGVES; encoded by the coding sequence ATGGCTGATAGTGCGATGTCGGGTCCGGCGACCCTGTCAGGTCGGAAAATGCGAGGCGGTATCCTCGCCGCTCTCCTGCTGAGCCTGTTTTTCATCCAGCCCCATAATGCGCGGGCGGATGAAGATGCGTTCGCCGGACTTGCGACAACGCAGTTCAACACCATCGCGTCTTCGGTTGATCAGATCGCAGAACAGGGAGGGCCACGGGCTCTCCCTGTTCTGCGTGCTCTGGCTGACAGGAAGCTGTTCGCCGCCCGTGAAGGCGACGGTCTGTTCATCCGCACCGATAGCGGCTGGGAAGATGCCCGTTCCGGCGGCTCCGTGACCCCGGATGAGGAAACCCTGCGCGTTGTCCGGGTCAATAACCATGTGCGGCTTGCGGTAGCTGCGGCGGAAGCCGAGCTTGAGCTGGTCTCTGGCACTCCGGCGGAACGGCAGGCTTCGGCGACGCTGTTCTACCAGCGTCATGACCCGGCGATGTTGCCCGCCATCGACAAGGCGCTGTCAAAAACCGATGACCCGGCCTTGAAAAACATGCTGCTCAACGCCCGTGCGGCGACGTTGCTCAGTCCCGGTGCGCCATCGTCTGATGCGCAGGTCCAGCAACAGGCGGTAGACACACTCAGGGCCGCAGGCGGGCTCGATGCGCGCGGTGTTCTGGCTCAGGCTGCGACGTCGGAGGCGCTGGCCCCCGCGACACGCAAGGCGGCCGAGGCAGCGGTCTCTTCCATCGATTTCAAGCTGCGCCTCTGGGGTTTCGGGCAGGATGCGTTTTATGGCCTGAGCCTCGGTTCCGTGTTGCTGCTGGCCGCCATGGGGCTGGCCATCACCTTCGGCGTGATGGGCGTGATCAACATGGCTCACGGCGAGCTGATGATGATTGGGGCCTATACCACCTGGCTGACCCAGAAAGCGGTGCTCTCTGTTGCGCCTGCCTTGGGTTCTTTCAGTCTGATTCTTGCGATTCCGGCAGCGTTTCTGGTCTGTGGCGCACTGGGGATCGTGATCGAGCGCGGGCTGATTCGTTTCCTGTACGGTCGTCCGCTTGAAACATTGCTGGCGACATGGGGACTTTCCCTCATTCTCCAGCAGGTTATCCGCTCCCTGTTCGGACCGACCAATGTGGCTGTCACAACGCCACCGTGGCTGTCCGGCTCCTTTCATCTGGGTGGGATCGAAGTCACGATTGATCGTCTCGCTATCATGATCTTTGCAGTCGTGGTCATGGTTGGTCTGACGTTCGTGCTGCGTCGAACGCCTCTCGGTCTGGAAATGCGGGCTGTCACCCAGAACCGGCGCATGGCCGCACTCATGGGCATCCGCACGGCGCGCGTCGATGCGCTGACCTTCGGCCTCGGGTCCGGCATCGCCGGACTGGCGGGGGTCGCGGTCAGTCAGATCGATAATGTCAGCCCCAATCTCGGACAGAGCTACATCATCGACAGCTTCCTCGTCGTCGTTTTCGGCGGTGTGGGCAACCTGTGGGGCACGCTGGCGGCGGCGGCCACGCTCGGTGTCGGCGGCAAAGCGCTTGAGCCGCTCGTGGGAGCCGTGTCGGGCAAGATACTGCTGCTCGTCCTTGTCATTCTCTACATTCAGCGTCATCCGCGCGGCATGTTTCCGCTGCGGGGCCGGGGAGTGGAATCGTGA
- the urtC gene encoding urea ABC transporter permease subunit UrtC: MNASLSFRGASVTAVIVVLLTGLLAVGSLLPASSPVQVSPFVMTLAGKYLAYAMLALAVDLVWGFAGILTLGHAAFFALGGYAMGMYLVREIGARGVYGNADLPDFMVFLSWKSLPWYWWGSDHFPVALALMLVVPAALAGLFGWLAFRSRVSGVYLSIITQALTYALMLAFFQNGFGFGGNNGLTDFKDILGFDLHSPHTRAGMLFISGLILAAALLAARYVVGGRFGSLLIAVRDAESRTRFLGYRPEQVKLLVWVFSAVIAAIGGALYVIQVGIINPGEFAPANSIEAVIWVAVGGRGTLSGAVVGAILVNLGKTLFTAWLPEMWLYGLGALFMATTLFLPQGLMGLMRHIPKKRPSEVTPEVTNPEGGEA, translated from the coding sequence GTGAACGCATCCCTCTCATTTCGTGGCGCATCCGTCACGGCGGTCATTGTCGTGTTGCTGACCGGTCTGCTGGCGGTGGGCAGTCTGCTGCCAGCGTCCAGCCCGGTGCAGGTGTCGCCATTCGTCATGACCCTTGCGGGCAAGTATCTGGCCTACGCCATGCTGGCGCTTGCTGTTGATCTGGTCTGGGGTTTTGCCGGAATCCTCACGCTCGGGCATGCAGCCTTCTTCGCGCTCGGCGGGTATGCGATGGGCATGTATCTTGTGCGCGAAATCGGCGCACGGGGCGTCTATGGCAATGCGGATCTGCCGGATTTCATGGTCTTCCTGTCATGGAAAAGCCTGCCCTGGTACTGGTGGGGTTCCGACCACTTTCCGGTGGCGCTGGCTCTCATGCTGGTTGTGCCTGCGGCTCTGGCCGGACTGTTCGGCTGGCTGGCGTTCCGCTCCCGCGTGTCGGGCGTTTATCTCTCGATCATCACACAGGCGCTGACTTATGCGCTGATGCTGGCCTTCTTCCAGAACGGTTTCGGCTTTGGCGGCAATAATGGTCTGACCGATTTCAAGGATATTCTCGGTTTCGATCTGCACAGCCCTCACACCCGCGCCGGGATGCTGTTCATCAGCGGTCTTATCCTTGCAGCGGCGTTGCTGGCGGCACGATATGTGGTTGGCGGCCGTTTCGGAAGTCTGCTGATTGCCGTGCGTGATGCTGAAAGTCGCACCCGGTTTCTTGGCTATCGTCCGGAACAGGTCAAGCTGCTGGTCTGGGTGTTCTCCGCTGTCATCGCGGCGATTGGGGGGGCGCTCTATGTCATTCAGGTTGGCATCATCAATCCCGGCGAATTCGCGCCCGCCAACTCCATCGAAGCCGTGATCTGGGTCGCGGTCGGTGGACGTGGCACGCTGTCTGGTGCTGTCGTGGGAGCGATCCTCGTCAATCTGGGCAAGACGCTGTTTACGGCGTGGCTACCGGAAATGTGGCTCTACGGTCTTGGCGCGCTGTTCATGGCGACGACCCTGTTTCTTCCGCAGGGGTTGATGGGTCTCATGCGTCACATACCGAAGAAACGTCCTTCCGAAGTAACGCCTGAAGTGACAAACCCGGAAGGAGGAGAGGCATGA
- the urtD gene encoding urea ABC transporter ATP-binding protein UrtD produces MSAGTLLELSHVSVTFDGFRAINDLSLSLAPGEMRAIVGPNGAGKTTMMDIITGKTRPDTGVVRFREHDLTKLDEPAIARMGIGRKFQKPTVFEELTVRDNLLLSLKGLRSPFSLLFARETAEETARIDGLLGTIRLGREALRQAGGLSHGQKQWLEIGMLLGQEPDLLLVDEPVAGMTDAETMETADLLREINRTRSVVVVEHDMEFVRALDVKVTVLHEGSVLAEGALDQVSNDPRVIEVYLGR; encoded by the coding sequence ATGAGCGCCGGAACCCTGCTTGAGCTGAGTCATGTTTCCGTCACGTTTGATGGTTTCCGGGCGATCAACGATCTGTCCCTGTCGCTGGCCCCCGGTGAAATGCGGGCTATTGTTGGACCGAACGGCGCGGGCAAGACCACGATGATGGATATCATCACCGGCAAGACGCGCCCTGATACAGGTGTTGTCCGGTTCCGTGAGCATGACCTGACCAAGCTGGATGAACCCGCCATCGCCCGCATGGGGATTGGCCGGAAGTTCCAGAAACCGACGGTGTTCGAGGAGCTGACTGTCCGCGATAACCTGTTGCTGTCCCTGAAAGGGTTGCGTTCGCCGTTCAGTCTGCTTTTTGCCCGAGAAACGGCGGAAGAGACGGCCCGGATAGACGGTCTTCTGGGCACGATCCGTCTCGGGCGCGAGGCGTTGCGGCAGGCGGGCGGGCTCAGTCACGGCCAGAAGCAGTGGCTGGAAATCGGGATGCTGCTTGGGCAGGAGCCAGATCTTCTGCTGGTCGATGAACCTGTGGCGGGCATGACGGATGCGGAGACAATGGAGACGGCTGACCTCCTGCGCGAGATCAACCGGACCCGCAGCGTGGTTGTCGTGGAGCATGACATGGAGTTCGTGCGGGCGCTGGATGTTAAAGTCACGGTGCTGCACGAAGGGTCTGTGCTGGCAGAAGGCGCGCTGGATCAGGTGAGTAATGATCCACGTGTGATTGAAGTGTATCTCGGACGCTGA
- the urtE gene encoding urea ABC transporter ATP-binding subunit UrtE — protein MLDVQDIQLHYGAALALRGVSLSARAGAVTCLLGRNGVGKTSVLRAVTGMHAVSSGKIMWEGEDITRLPAYERARRGIATVPQGRDIFPLLTVKENLETGFGLLPRGQRKISDEIYDLFPILSKMRDRRGGDLSGGQQQQLAIGRALVIRPRLLVLDEPTEGIQPSIIKDIGSVIDMLRDRGDMAILLVEQYFDFAYELAQDVVVLDRGKVVASGAVETLEAEDIRGLVAI, from the coding sequence ATGCTCGACGTTCAGGACATTCAGCTTCATTACGGCGCGGCGCTGGCTCTGCGCGGTGTTTCTCTTTCAGCCCGCGCCGGAGCCGTGACCTGTCTGCTGGGGCGCAACGGTGTTGGCAAAACCAGCGTTCTGCGCGCCGTCACGGGAATGCACGCCGTCTCGTCCGGCAAGATCATGTGGGAAGGCGAGGACATCACGCGTCTGCCTGCCTACGAGCGGGCGCGGCGCGGGATTGCTACGGTGCCGCAGGGGCGCGACATTTTTCCGCTGCTGACGGTGAAGGAAAATCTGGAGACCGGTTTTGGTCTTCTGCCGCGCGGTCAGAGAAAGATATCTGACGAGATTTATGATCTCTTTCCCATTCTGTCGAAAATGCGTGATCGTCGGGGGGGCGACCTGTCAGGTGGTCAGCAGCAGCAGCTTGCCATCGGTCGGGCGCTGGTCATTCGCCCGCGTCTGCTGGTGCTGGATGAGCCGACGGAGGGGATACAGCCGAGCATCATCAAGGATATCGGCTCAGTCATCGACATGCTGCGGGATCGCGGCGATATGGCGATTCTGCTGGTCGAACAGTATTTCGATTTTGCCTATGAACTGGCGCAGGACGTGGTTGTTCTGGACCGAGGCAAGGTTGTCGCCAGTGGCGCGGTGGAGACGCTGGAGGCAGAGGATATTCGCGGGTTGGTGGCGATCTGA
- a CDS encoding PACE efflux transporter — MSTESTHPSPALRSGADRLRHALLFECVALAIVIPCGSLLFGVQASDMGAIGVGSAMTATVWNYLYNLFFDRIMLRLTGSASKSISIRLWHTLLFEAGLQVVLLPAIALYLGISLMQAFSLSMSIALFYLVYAFVFNIAYDSIFPVGAVTTTSSRTIPAE; from the coding sequence ATGTCAACCGAATCCACTCACCCCTCTCCGGCCCTTCGTTCAGGCGCCGACCGTCTAAGGCATGCCTTGCTGTTCGAATGTGTCGCACTGGCCATTGTCATACCATGCGGCAGCCTGCTGTTTGGCGTGCAGGCGTCAGACATGGGAGCCATTGGTGTCGGCAGCGCCATGACAGCGACGGTGTGGAACTACCTGTATAATCTGTTTTTCGATCGCATCATGCTTCGTCTGACCGGCTCGGCCAGCAAGAGCATCAGCATAAGGTTGTGGCATACGCTGCTGTTTGAAGCGGGGCTACAGGTCGTCCTGCTGCCGGCAATTGCGCTTTATCTCGGTATTTCGCTCATGCAGGCTTTTTCGCTCAGCATGTCGATCGCGCTGTTTTATCTGGTCTATGCCTTTGTCTTCAACATCGCCTACGATTCAATCTTTCCGGTCGGCGCTGTTACGACGACCTCCTCCCGGACCATACCAGCGGAGTAG
- a CDS encoding LysR family transcriptional regulator: MSVSFDQLQAFADTVAAGSFSAAARRTGKAQSAISTHVSNLEDDLGVLLFSREGRVPVLTPAGQRLLEEVRVVLDRREHLVGVARSLEEGVENRLVVAIDELYPENALGPVFQDFAARFPHVELELLLPLMEDVGHMVQAGTADLGVMWQQTTPPVDLAFRTIGRVPLRLVCGRDHPLAAQPVAWEELKRYRQILVASRGKKQERESLRIAAEVWWVESNWVILEMVKHGVGWAFISDHVLASSPAVSHIVVPELLFDAGHHQVPLSIVWHKKKVHGPAALWLRERICQEKSVFIVSDG; this comes from the coding sequence ATGAGCGTATCTTTTGATCAGCTACAGGCCTTTGCAGACACCGTGGCTGCCGGGTCATTTTCTGCCGCCGCCCGGAGAACAGGCAAGGCGCAGTCAGCGATCAGCACGCATGTCAGCAATCTGGAGGATGACCTCGGTGTCCTGCTGTTCAGCCGGGAGGGACGTGTGCCCGTTCTGACACCGGCCGGTCAGAGGTTGCTTGAGGAAGTGCGGGTTGTCCTGGATCGACGTGAGCATCTTGTCGGGGTAGCGCGATCGCTGGAAGAGGGCGTCGAAAACCGGCTTGTCGTCGCTATTGACGAACTTTATCCAGAAAACGCGCTTGGGCCCGTCTTTCAGGATTTTGCAGCCCGGTTTCCGCATGTTGAACTGGAACTGCTGCTCCCTCTTATGGAAGATGTCGGCCATATGGTGCAGGCCGGGACGGCAGATCTCGGCGTGATGTGGCAACAGACCACTCCTCCGGTCGATCTTGCCTTTCGGACAATAGGACGAGTGCCGCTGAGGCTGGTTTGTGGCCGTGACCACCCTTTGGCTGCGCAGCCTGTGGCTTGGGAAGAACTCAAGCGTTATCGCCAGATTCTGGTTGCATCCCGCGGCAAGAAACAGGAGAGGGAGAGTTTGCGCATTGCGGCTGAAGTCTGGTGGGTTGAGAGCAACTGGGTCATTCTGGAAATGGTCAAGCATGGTGTCGGCTGGGCTTTTATTTCAGATCATGTGCTCGCATCCTCACCGGCGGTGTCCCATATTGTCGTGCCGGAACTGCTGTTTGATGCCGGTCATCATCAGGTTCCTCTTTCGATCGTATGGCATAAGAAAAAGGTGCATGGACCAGCCGCCCTCTGGTTGCGCGAAAGAATATGTCAGGAAAAAAGTGTTTTTATTGTCTCTGATGGGTAG
- a CDS encoding porin produces MTVNFGKNQFFTFGVGVRGQYLTRDPGATPSNSSAASASNLRIYMGAQFHKYVKTTVNLERLRDGNWNLLDGILQVEPWKEFNVWFGRMLPGSDRSNLDGPYFLSTYAYPLVSQYPGAWSGRDDGVTVWGKTLKDRFRYTLGMYRGHNWVDGGSNYGEHPLFAGRLEYNFLDPEPSPAYYTASTYYGKADILAIGLAGQYEVDGVGSAQEKGDYKAWNVDGLFEKKIGKNAQYGVYTLEGAYYQYYTDGVKDIPAGYKQRAPEYGNVGGINNGTAFLASTAYLIPYKLGWGRIQPLVRYQEFRFKKDLYGPGHPKTTQFDAGANYVMDGHNLRFTFDYVRYHAAGTQVSNAFLLGMQFQY; encoded by the coding sequence ATGACTGTCAATTTTGGAAAAAACCAGTTCTTTACATTCGGTGTCGGTGTAAGAGGGCAGTATCTGACCCGTGATCCGGGTGCGACACCAAGCAATTCAAGTGCCGCCAGCGCCTCGAATCTGCGTATCTACATGGGTGCCCAGTTCCACAAATATGTGAAGACGACAGTCAATCTTGAAAGATTGAGGGACGGAAACTGGAACCTTCTCGATGGCATTCTTCAGGTTGAACCCTGGAAAGAGTTCAATGTCTGGTTCGGGCGGATGCTGCCGGGAAGCGATCGTTCCAACCTCGACGGTCCGTATTTCCTCAGTACTTATGCCTATCCGCTTGTTTCCCAGTATCCGGGAGCGTGGTCAGGGCGTGATGACGGCGTCACCGTCTGGGGAAAGACGCTGAAAGACCGGTTCCGCTATACTCTTGGCATGTACCGTGGACATAACTGGGTCGATGGTGGATCGAACTATGGCGAGCACCCGCTGTTCGCAGGGCGTCTGGAGTACAATTTCCTCGATCCCGAGCCGTCTCCTGCCTATTACACGGCAAGCACCTATTACGGTAAGGCGGACATTCTCGCGATTGGTCTGGCCGGACAGTATGAAGTGGACGGTGTCGGAAGCGCTCAGGAGAAAGGTGACTACAAAGCGTGGAATGTCGATGGTCTTTTTGAAAAGAAGATCGGGAAAAATGCTCAATATGGCGTGTATACTCTGGAAGGCGCCTATTACCAGTATTACACTGATGGCGTGAAGGATATCCCTGCCGGCTACAAGCAGCGGGCTCCGGAATATGGCAATGTCGGAGGCATCAACAACGGCACGGCGTTTCTTGCCAGCACGGCCTACCTGATTCCCTACAAGCTGGGATGGGGACGCATCCAGCCCCTGGTACGTTATCAGGAGTTCCGGTTTAAAAAAGACCTGTATGGACCGGGACATCCGAAAACGACCCAGTTTGATGCTGGAGCAAACTACGTCATGGATGGTCATAATCTGCGTTTCACCTTCGATTATGTCCGCTACCACGCAGCCGGTACCCAAGTTTCAAATGCTTTCCTGCTGGGTATGCAGTTCCAGTACTGA
- the ureG gene encoding urease accessory protein UreG produces MTEKHHGPLRVGIGGPVGTGKTALMDALCRRFRDQFDIAALTNDIYTREDAEFLTRAGSLPPERIMGIETGGCPHTAIREDASINLSGIDELNSKFPNLDIVLVESGGDNLAATFSPELADLTIYVIDVSAGDKIPRKGGPGITKSDLLVINKIDLAPHVGADLSVMDRDSKRMRGERPFVFTNIRKGEGVEDIARFICDKGGLSPLK; encoded by the coding sequence ATGACGGAGAAACATCACGGCCCCCTGCGCGTCGGTATCGGCGGTCCTGTTGGAACGGGCAAAACGGCGCTCATGGACGCGCTCTGCCGACGCTTCCGCGACCAGTTCGATATCGCGGCGCTGACCAACGACATCTACACCCGAGAGGATGCGGAATTCCTCACGCGCGCCGGATCGCTGCCTCCCGAACGTATCATGGGGATCGAGACGGGCGGTTGTCCGCATACGGCCATTCGCGAGGACGCCAGCATCAATCTTTCTGGAATTGATGAACTAAACAGCAAGTTCCCCAATCTTGATATTGTTCTTGTCGAGAGTGGCGGCGACAATCTGGCTGCGACGTTCAGTCCGGAACTGGCTGACCTGACCATCTATGTCATCGACGTTTCCGCCGGTGACAAAATTCCCCGCAAAGGTGGTCCCGGCATCACAAAAAGCGATCTGCTGGTCATCAACAAGATTGATCTGGCTCCTCATGTCGGAGCCGATCTTTCGGTTATGGATCGGGACAGCAAACGGATGCGTGGAGAAAGGCCTTTTGTCTTCACCAACATACGCAAAGGTGAGGGTGTCGAAGATATCGCCCGGTTTATCTGTGACAAGGGAGGCCTGTCCCCCCTGAAATGA
- a CDS encoding urease accessory protein UreF produces the protein MMDTLQLTRLLSWLSPAFPTGGFAYSHGLEWAIECGDVTNVPTLVEWIASLLAHGSLYTDMILLRAAWRAETPETMRSVAQEGCALASSRERFEETVKQGEAFLRAVKVWDCLPPAVSTLAVRWPLPVMYGVALKAAGFDEDVGALGCAHVAVSALVSAAVRLIPLGQTDGLRALAGLEERMATAVATTRTLTLEDAGGLCFRSDLAAMHHETQETRLFRT, from the coding sequence ATGATGGACACCCTGCAACTCACCAGACTTCTCTCGTGGCTGTCACCGGCTTTTCCAACTGGCGGGTTTGCTTACAGTCACGGTCTGGAATGGGCCATTGAGTGTGGCGATGTCACCAATGTCCCGACTCTTGTCGAATGGATCGCCAGTTTATTGGCGCATGGCAGTCTGTACACCGACATGATCCTGCTGCGGGCAGCCTGGCGGGCTGAAACACCCGAAACCATGCGTTCGGTGGCTCAGGAAGGATGTGCGCTGGCATCATCACGTGAGCGGTTTGAAGAAACCGTCAAACAGGGTGAAGCTTTTTTACGGGCAGTGAAAGTCTGGGACTGCCTGCCTCCTGCCGTCAGCACGCTGGCTGTTCGCTGGCCTCTGCCGGTAATGTATGGTGTTGCGCTGAAGGCTGCTGGATTTGATGAGGATGTTGGCGCTTTGGGCTGTGCTCACGTTGCGGTTTCCGCTCTTGTTTCAGCAGCCGTGCGCCTGATTCCGCTCGGTCAGACAGACGGTCTGCGCGCTCTCGCAGGACTTGAAGAGCGGATGGCAACTGCTGTTGCCACGACAAGAACCCTGACGCTGGAAGATGCCGGAGGACTCTGTTTCCGTTCCGATCTTGCGGCAATGCATCATGAAACTCAGGAAACGAGGTTGTTCAGAACATGA
- a CDS encoding urease accessory protein UreE, protein MRCSEILPAGSWDRSRECDVFSADYEGRHRRRMMLDLRSGERLLLDLEHARLLRAGEGLLLEDGRVVRVEAQQEDLLEVTGHDTLHLLRMAWHLGNRHLPAMIEEKRILIRNDHVIADMVKGLGGHIHTVHAPFDPETGAYSSGQGHSHSHGEMHAHSHEHGHDHGGGHHHHH, encoded by the coding sequence ATGAGATGTTCTGAAATCCTGCCAGCGGGAAGCTGGGACCGTTCGCGTGAGTGCGATGTCTTCTCCGCCGATTACGAAGGCCGCCATCGCCGTCGCATGATGCTCGATCTGCGTTCGGGTGAGCGGCTGCTACTCGATCTTGAACATGCCCGCCTGCTCCGCGCCGGAGAAGGGCTGCTGCTGGAAGACGGCCGTGTCGTGCGGGTCGAAGCGCAGCAGGAAGACCTGCTGGAAGTGACCGGTCATGACACGCTGCATCTACTGCGTATGGCGTGGCATCTGGGCAACCGGCACCTGCCAGCCATGATCGAGGAAAAACGTATCCTGATCCGCAATGACCACGTGATTGCAGACATGGTGAAAGGACTGGGCGGCCACATTCATACCGTTCATGCACCGTTCGATCCGGAAACGGGGGCTTACTCTTCCGGACAAGGACACTCCCACAGTCACGGAGAGATGCACGCGCACAGCCATGAGCATGGACATGATCACGGCGGCGGGCATCATCACCATCACTGA